A single region of the Grus americana isolate bGruAme1 chromosome 3, bGruAme1.mat, whole genome shotgun sequence genome encodes:
- the ZBTB24 gene encoding zinc finger and BTB domain-containing protein 24 yields MAETTPNASEKLVVIHSKAHKDTILANFEEQRKKDFLCDITLIVENVQFRAHKALLAASSEYFSMMFVDEVEIGQSIYMLEGMVADTFGALLEFIYTGCLRATEKSTEQILATAQLLKVNDLVWACTDYQASRSPSNTLPASANGAASVAVTTSDKKNEDPPKRKRGRPRKVKNLQEEKSGANSAEDVQLRENNSMQNKQNFMKKDTMEEETVASEQAPARKDAEENEPACGSEAAVDLSAEKDENYDPKSEGIQSTQSRYSKRRIRRSIKLKDYKLLGDEDDKGLAKRTDGKRKRTGSEARCKDCGKVFKYNHFLAIHQRSHTGERPFKCSECGKGFSQKHSLQVHERMHTGERPYTCTVCNKALTTKHSLLEHMSLHTGQKAFTCDQCGKYFSQKRQLKSHYRVHTGHALPECNQCRRKFMDAAQLKKHLRTHTGEKPFTCEICGKSFTAKSSLQTHIRIHRGEKPYSCGICGKSFSDSSAKRRHCILHTGKKPFSCPECSLQFARLDNLKSHLKIHSKEKQFQEASTAPSTNSNSEVRNILQLQQYQLATSGGQEIQLLVTDAVHNINFMPSHNQGISIVTAENAPNMTTEQAANLTLLAQPPQQLQNLLLSAQQEQAEQIQSINVIANQIQAAQPEQMHVITLSKEALEHLHAHQGQNEEIHLAGSSHPAQHVQLTQESSQQSHRSQDTVPSHPISEEQNQSVDVSESHQQPLSVNESSHEHAIQGQAF; encoded by the exons ATGGCAGAAACGACTCCTAATGCTTCTGAGAAACTGGTTGTCATCCACTCCAAAGCTCACAAAGATACCATTTTAGCTAATTTTGAAGAACAAAGGAAGAAGGATTTTCTTTGTGACATTACTCTAATAGTGGAGAATGTGCAATTCAGAGCCCATAAAGCTTTGCTTGCTGCCAGCAGTGAATACTTCTCAATGATGTTTGTAGATGAGGTTGAAATAGGGCAGTCAATTTACATGTTGGAGGGAATGGTTGCAGACACCTTTGGAGCACTGCTAGAATTTATCTACACTGGTTGCCTCCGTGCCACtgaaaaaagcacagaacaaaTTCTGGCTACTGCACAGCTGCTGAAAGTGAATGACTTGGTGTGGGCCTGTACAGACTATCAGGCCAGCCGCAGCCCGAGTAATACATTACCAGCTTCAGCTAACGGTGCAGCCTCTGTAGCTGTTACCACCAGCGACAAGAAAAACGAAGATCCACCAAAGCGAAAACGAGGGCGACCAAGGAAAGTCAAGAATCTCCAAGAAGAAAAATCGGGAGCGAATTCTGCCGAAGATGTGCAGCTGAGAGAGAACAACTCCatgcaaaataagcaaaattttatgaaaaaagacACCATGGAAGAAGAAACAGTTGCCAGCGAGCAGGCTCCAGCGAGgaaagatgcagaagaaaatgaacctgCTTGTGGCTCAGAAGCTGCTGTCGATCTGTCAGCTGAGAAAGATGAGAATTATGATCCCAAATCTGAAGGAATACAGAGCACTCAGAGCCGTTACAGCAAACGTAGAATAAGGAGATCAATCAAACTAAAAGATTATAAACTCCTCGGTGATGAGGATGATAAAGGACTGGCAAAGAGAACcgatggaaaaagaaaacgtACAGGTTCTGAAGCTCGCTGTAAAGACTGTggcaaagtatttaaatataatcACTTCTTAGCTATTCATCAGCGAAGTCATACAG GAGAGCGCCCTTTTAAGTGCAGTGAGTGTGGCAAAGGCTTTTCCCAGAAGCATTCTCTTCAAGTCCACGAGCGGATGCACACTGGAGAAAGGCCATACACGTGCACCGTCTGCAATAAAGCTCTGACAACAAAGCATTCGCTTCTGGAGCATATGAGCCTACATACAG GGCAGAAGGCTTTTACGTGCGACCAGTGTGGGAAATACTTCAGCCAAAAGAGACAGCTGAAGAGTCATTATCGAGTACACACAG GCCATGCACTGCCGGAATGTAACCAGTGTCGTCGCAAATTCATGGATGCAGCTCAGTTAAAGAAACATCTAAGAACACATACAG GTGAGAAGCCCTTCACTTGTGAAATTTGTGGCAAATCATTTACAGCTAAAAGTTCTCTTCAGACTCACATTAGAATTCACAG aggagaaaagccaTATTCTTGTGGTATATGCGGAAAATCCTTCTCTGATTCCAGTGCTAAGAGAAGACACTGTATCTTACACACAGGCAAAAAGCCTTTCTCCTGCCCAGAATGTAGTCTGCAGTTTGCTCGTCTGGACAACCTGAAGTCTCATTTGAAAATTCATagcaaggaaaagcagtttCAGGAAGCCAGCACTGCCCCAAGCACCAACAGTAACTCAGAAGTGAGAAACattcttcagctgcagcagtaTCAACTTGCCACCTCTGGAGGGCAGGAAATTCAACTACTGGTTACAGATGCAGTGCATAATATAAACTTTATGCCTAGTCATAATCAAGGCATTAGTATTGTTACTGCAGAGAATGCCCCAAATATGACGACAGAGCAGGCTGCTAACCTCACGCTGCTTGCTCAGCCACCACAGCAGTTGCAGAACTTGTTGCTTTCCGCTCAGCAGGAGCAAGCGGAACAAATCCAAAGTATTAATGTGATTGCAAACCAAATACAGGCTGCCCAGCCTGAACAAATGCATGTCATCACGCTTTCCAAGGAAGCACTAGAACATCTCCATGCTCATCAAggacaaaatgaagaaattcaCTTAGCAGGATCTTCGCATCCAGCTCAGCATGTGCAGCTGACTCAGGAATCAAGTCAACAGTCTCACCGTAGCCAAGATACGGTTCCTTCCCATCCAATCAGTGAAGAACAGAATCAAAGTGTAGATGTTTCTGAATCCCATCAGCAGCCTCTGTCAGTAAATGAGTCATCTCATGAGCATGCTATTCAAGGACAGGCtttctga